One genomic region from Quercus robur chromosome 4, dhQueRobu3.1, whole genome shotgun sequence encodes:
- the LOC126722840 gene encoding uncharacterized protein LOC126722840, with product MQGATVSSLINPITRQWDHSLLQNSLNAEESELIQRIPLSRYTVNDTLFWPSVQSGEYTVRSGYFYLKTEARSTIPLRRNNTEMLRPLWKKIWKLSLPCKVRNFLWRACRNAIPMKNLQRHCVVDDPLCPLCSQHEENVLHALWSCPELAQVWNEDNQWSFKDRMTFHDFPQLLLHVLNSECSVELFAMQVWMVWFRRNKVRTAPPGFPLNLISQRANDGVQSSSAMDNQNKNIGQNRCKVVTSS from the coding sequence ATGCAAGGAGCCACGGTGAGTTCTCTCATAAATCCTATCACTAGGCAATGGGATCATAGTTTGCTGCAAAACTCTTTAAATGCTGAGGAATCAGAGCTGATACAAAGAATTCCACTCAGCCGATACACCGTAAATGACACTCTATTCTGGCCTTCTGTTCAATCTGGAGAGTACACCGTCAGGTCTGGGTATTTTTACCTTAAAACAGAAGCAAGATCAACCATTCCTTTGAGACGAAACAATACCGAGATGCTGAGACCATTGTGGAAAAAAATATGGAAATTGTCCTTGCCATGTAAAGTCCGAAATTTTCTGTGGAGAGCTTGTAGGAATGCCATTCCAATGAAAAATTTGCAGCGCCATTGTGTGGTTGATGATCCACTATGCCCTCTCTGTTCGCAACATGAGGAGAACGTGCTCCATGCACTTTGGTCCTGTCCAGAGCTAGCACAGGTGTGGAATGAAGACAACCAGTGGAGTTTCAAAGACCGAATGACCTTCCATGACTTCCCACAATTGCTCCTACATGTCCTTAACTCGGAGTGCAGTGTGGAACTATTTGCAATGCAAGTTTGGATGGTTTGGTTCAGAAGAAATAAGGTTAGAACAGCTCCTCCAGGCTTCCCTCTGAATCTGATATCACAGAGAGCAAATGATGGAGTACAGAGCAGCTCAGCAATGGACAATCAGAACAAGAACATCGGTCAGAACAGGTGCAAGGTGGTCACCTCCTCCTGA
- the LOC126722839 gene encoding uncharacterized protein LOC126722839 has product MSLILQLHKPILRDQKEKAVGEKVSYIGIMNGQPEPEIHHFSHQHPLQLSNYLPQQTLNLALCSGCKLGASGSIYCCTFCSYFLHISCSRLPQQITHPFDQNHILSLFPKPLYPEGLFNCDACGKEGNSFSYHCGLCNIDLHTTCASMPLMISHQSHYHQLNLTFSSPDDNKSFSCDICMEQLGVKQWHYRCRLCDFDAHWGCTKANPRPPLTQNCIVPASPHYQVLGNQSQTGPLMQNYMAPRAGPQFQTRYPVQNHVNYAHQGSYGSVGTTGSRQRNGMLNQAIKGILESLGQTLVRGLLGGGDGSNGVMNTSGGDGSASEGGIFWGSTDNSGGIDNYQDYSRF; this is encoded by the coding sequence AtgagtttaatacttcaattgCACAAACCAATTCTGAGAGATCAGAAAGAGAAAGCGGTGGGAGAAAAAGTGAGCTACATTGGTATAATGAATGGCCAACCTGAACCTGAAATTCACCATTTCAGCCACCAACATCCATTACAGCTCTCCAACTATCTACCACAACAAACCCTAAACTTAGCCTTGTGTTCAGGCTGCAAACTCGGAGCCTCTGGATCAATTTACTGTTGCACATTCTGCAGCTACTTCCTCCATATCTCATGTTCACGATTGCCTCAGCAAATTACTCACCCATTTGACCAAAACCATATCCTTTCTCTATTCCCAAAACCTTTATACCCAGAAGGATTATTCAACTGTGATGCATGTGGGAAGGAAGGTAATAGCTTTTCCTACCATTGTGGATTGTGCAACATCGATCTCCATACTACTTGTGCTTCCATGCCATTAATGATTAGTCACCAATCCCACTATCACCAGCTCAATCTCACATTCTCATCTCCTGATGATAACAAAAGCTTCTCATGCGATATATGTATGGAGCAGCTGGGGGTCAAACAGTGGCACTATCGATGTAGGTTGTGTGATTTTGATGCTCATTGGGGCTGTACTAAAGCAAATCCAAGACCTCCTCTAACCCAAAACTGCATAGTTCCAGCTAGTCCTCATTATCAGGTTCTTGGAAATCAATCACAAACAGGACCTCTCATGCAAAACTATATGGCTCCAAGAGCTGGTCCTCAGTTTCAAACAAGGTATCCTGTGCAAAATCATGTGAACTATGCCCACCAGGGTTCCTATGGATCTGTTGGGACTACTGGAAGTAGGCAAAGAAATGGTATGCTGAACCAGGCAATTAAAGGAATTTTAGAGAGTTTAGGCCAGACATTGGTGCGAGGACTACTAGGTGGCGGCGATGGCAGCAATGGTGTTATGAATACTTCTGGAGGCGATGGTAGTGCTAGCGAGGGTGGTATATTTTGGGGATCCACAGACAATTCTGGTGGAATAGATAACTATCAAGATTATTCTAGATTTTAA